The Juglans microcarpa x Juglans regia isolate MS1-56 chromosome 2S, Jm3101_v1.0, whole genome shotgun sequence genome has a window encoding:
- the LOC121251763 gene encoding ADP,ATP carrier protein 3, mitochondrial-like yields MADGLQHPSIFQKIHGKSYLISRFSPNMHSRTYGACDVYVNGGWQSSLQLVCRGTGLAHFSSMSPVFVPAPKEEGAKGFLIDFLMGGVSAAVSKTAAAPIERVKLLIQNQDEMIKTGRLSEPYKGIMDCFGRTVREEGVLSLWRGNTANVIRYFPTQALNFAFKDYFKKLFNFKKDKDGYWKWFAGNLASGGAAGASSLLFVYSLDYARTRLANDAKSVKKGGGERQFNGLIDVYKKTLASDGLAGLYRGFTISCVGIIVYRGLYFGLYDSLKPVVLVGGLQDSFLASFLLGWGITINAGLASYPIDTVRRRMMMTSGEAVKYKSSLDAFRQIVKKEGSKSLFKGAGANILRAVAGAGVLAGYDKLQLIVFGKKYGSGGGG; encoded by the exons ATGGCAGATGGATTGCAGCATCCgtcaatttttcaaaagatacATGGGAAGTCTTACCTCATTTCTAGGTTCTCCCCTAACATGCACTCTCGGACTTATGGTGCTTGTGATGTGTATGTCAATGGGGGTTGGCAGAGTTCTCTGCAGCTGGTTTGCAGGGGCACTGGCTTGGCACATTTCTCATCCATGTCTCCTGTGTTTGTACCAGCCCCAAAAGAGGAAGGAGCAAAAGGTTTTCTTATAGATTTTCTCATGGGAGGAGTTTCTGCTGCTGTTTCCAAAACAGCAGCTGCTCCTATTGAACGTGTTAAACTACTAATTCAGAATCAGGATGAGATGATCAAGACTGGTCGATTAAGCGAACCATATAAGGGAATTATGGACTGCTTTGGCCGAACTGTTAGGGAAGAAGGTGTCCTTTCACTTTGGAGAGGAAACACTGCAAATGTTATCAGATACTTCCCCACTCAG GCCTTGAACTTTGCTTTCAAGGACTACTTCAAGaagctcttcaacttcaagaaAGACAAAGACGGATACTGGAAGTGGTTTGCTGGTAACTTGGCATCAGGAGGTGCTGCTGGTGCTTCCTCTCTTTTATTCGTCTATTCCCTGGACTATGCCCGAACACGTCTGGCTAATGACGCAAAGTCTGTGAAGAAGGGTGGTGGTGAGAGGCAGTTTAATGGTTTGATTGATGTTTACAAGAAAACCCTTGCATCTGATGGCCTTGCTGGGCTTTATCGCGGATTTACAATCTCATGCGTTGGAATTATAGTTTACCGTGGGCTCTATTTTGGACTCTATGACTCTCTGAAACCCGTGGTTCTTGTTGGTGGATTACAG GATAGTTTCCTTGCTAGTTTCTTGTTGGGATGGGGAATCACCATAAATGCTGGATTGGCTTCTTACCCCATTGATACCGTTCGTAGAAGGATGATGATGACCTCTGGAGAAGCTGTCAAGTATAAGAGCTCTTTGGATGCATTTAGGCAAATAGTCAAGAAAGAGGGTTCTAAATCACTCTTCAAGGGTGCTGGTGCAAACATTTTGCGTGCTGTTGCAGGTGCTGGTGTTCTTGCTGGTTATGACAAGTTGCAGTTAATTGTATTTGGCAAGAAATATGGatctggtggtggtggttaa